GTGCGCGGATCCTGGAGGAGACGCTTGTGCCGGGCGCGGTCGTGTCGGCGGTAGCGCGCCGGCACGGGCTGACGCCGCAGCAGCTGTTTACGTGGCGTCGGGAGGCCCGCAAGGCGGCTGAGGCGCCCGCCTTCGTGCCAGCGGTTATCGTGCCGTCGGTGGCCGAGCCCGCGCCTGCGAAGCCACCACGGCAGCGCACCAGACGCAGAGCGTCGCGACGTCGTGCGGCGGCGATCGAGATCGACGTCGGCGGCGTGCAGGTGACGATCGAGAACGGCGCTTCGCCGGCCACGATCGCGGCAGTGATCGGCGCCTTGAAGGGCGGGGCATGATTGGT
The nucleotide sequence above comes from Phreatobacter oligotrophus. Encoded proteins:
- the tnpA gene encoding IS66-like element accessory protein TnpA; amino-acid sequence: MSRLDHRLEPPAEVRRFEVINGAMGRRRWSSDERARILEETLVPGAVVSAVARRHGLTPQQLFTWRREARKAAEAPAFVPAVIVPSVAEPAPAKPPRQRTRRRASRRRAAAIEIDVGGVQVTIENGASPATIAAVIGALKGGA